In Listeria monocytogenes, the following proteins share a genomic window:
- the fabL gene encoding enoyl-[acyl-carrier-protein] reductase FabL, translating to MNKVALVTGSSRGLGREIAIALAKEGYDIAVNFSRNRKKAEEVQQEIEQLGRKCVIFKANVGDVEKIRDLFKAVDEEFGRLDVFINNAASGVLRPLMELEESHWDWTMNINAKALLFAGQEAAKLMQRHQSGKIISLSSIGSIRYLENYTTVGVSKAAVESLTRYLAVELAPFGIAVNAVSGGLIETDALNHFPNREELLKDAVSKTPAGRMIEPNDLVNAVLFLASDKADMIRGQTILVDGGRTLLV from the coding sequence ATGAACAAAGTAGCATTAGTAACAGGAAGCAGTAGAGGACTTGGAAGAGAAATCGCCATTGCACTTGCAAAAGAAGGTTATGACATCGCTGTTAATTTTTCCAGAAACCGCAAAAAAGCAGAAGAAGTACAACAAGAAATTGAACAATTAGGCAGAAAATGCGTTATTTTTAAAGCAAACGTTGGTGACGTGGAAAAAATTAGAGATTTATTTAAAGCGGTGGACGAGGAATTCGGTCGCTTAGACGTTTTTATTAACAATGCAGCGAGTGGTGTCCTTCGACCGCTAATGGAGCTAGAAGAATCACACTGGGACTGGACGATGAATATTAATGCGAAGGCGCTTTTATTTGCAGGACAAGAAGCGGCTAAATTAATGCAACGCCATCAAAGCGGGAAAATCATTAGTTTAAGCTCGATTGGCTCGATTCGCTATTTAGAAAATTACACAACGGTCGGCGTTTCAAAAGCAGCAGTAGAATCACTTACTCGTTATTTAGCAGTTGAACTTGCGCCATTTGGCATAGCAGTGAATGCTGTTTCTGGTGGGCTAATCGAAACGGATGCACTCAACCATTTCCCAAACCGCGAAGAGTTATTAAAAGATGCTGTAAGTAAGACACCAGCTGGTAGAATGATTGAGCCAAATGACTTAGTAAACGCCGTATTATTCCTTGCGAGTGATAAAGCAGACATGATTCGCGGACAAACTATTTTAGTTGATGGCGGAAGAACTCTTTTAGTATAG
- a CDS encoding NAD(P)-dependent oxidoreductase, with protein MNILFTLEVPEYLQTLQAEKFPDDTFYYESNDHFANLAEIDVIVTYGSNITETKIKQATNLKLIMVFSAGVDSLPREIIQERKIKVANVRGIHAVPMGEYALSFMLAHVKKAAFFYKKQKEKIWASEEPITELTGKTLVVAGTGAIGAKVAEFAKAFDMEIIGVNTTGHPVKPFSKTYAMSDIEKVAPLADFFVSVLPHTDKTTAIYSLSFFRKMKDNAVFINIGRGSAVELKILEQASKEQLINHFYLDVVPEEPLSEDNYLWEASNVTITPHVSGHSDKYLERSFKIWFENIKHLKENTKLRNEIDLNKGY; from the coding sequence ATGAACATTTTATTTACATTAGAAGTCCCAGAGTACTTACAGACTTTGCAAGCAGAGAAATTTCCAGATGATACTTTCTATTATGAGAGCAATGATCATTTTGCCAATTTAGCAGAGATAGACGTCATCGTCACATACGGATCTAACATTACTGAAACAAAAATAAAACAAGCGACCAATTTAAAATTGATCATGGTTTTTTCCGCGGGAGTAGATAGTTTGCCAAGGGAAATAATTCAAGAAAGAAAAATTAAAGTTGCTAATGTACGAGGAATCCACGCTGTGCCAATGGGAGAATACGCACTATCTTTCATGTTAGCACACGTAAAAAAAGCCGCTTTCTTCTATAAAAAGCAAAAAGAAAAAATTTGGGCAAGTGAAGAACCAATAACAGAATTAACTGGAAAAACATTGGTAGTAGCTGGAACTGGGGCCATTGGAGCAAAAGTCGCCGAGTTCGCTAAAGCCTTTGATATGGAAATTATAGGTGTTAATACAACTGGACATCCTGTGAAGCCCTTTAGTAAAACATATGCCATGTCCGATATCGAAAAAGTGGCTCCATTAGCAGATTTTTTTGTTAGTGTTTTACCTCATACAGACAAAACAACAGCTATTTATTCCTTATCATTTTTCCGGAAAATGAAAGATAATGCAGTTTTTATCAATATAGGAAGAGGTAGCGCAGTTGAATTAAAGATTTTAGAACAAGCATCAAAAGAGCAATTAATAAACCATTTTTATTTAGATGTTGTACCTGAAGAGCCACTTTCCGAAGACAATTACTTATGGGAAGCAAGTAACGTTACTATCACACCTCATGTATCTGGGCACTCAGATAAATATTTAGAACGTAGCTTTAAGATTTGGTTTGAAAATATCAAACATCTGAAAGAAAATACCAAATTACGGAATGAAATTGATTTGAATAAAGGTTATTAA
- the perR gene encoding peroxide-responsive transcriptional repressor PerR, with product MAVSNATLKEAVDVLKKTGVRITPQRHAILEFLINSHTHPTADDIYRALEGNFPNMSVATVYNNLRVFRDAGLIKELSYGDASSRFDFSTSNHYHAICNVCGKIVDFQYPGLDEVEHFAAHMTGYEIDNHRLEVYGTCPTCKEKQSNN from the coding sequence ATGGCGGTGTCTAATGCAACTCTAAAAGAGGCAGTAGATGTCTTAAAGAAAACAGGAGTAAGAATCACTCCTCAGCGTCATGCTATACTTGAATTCTTAATTAACTCACATACACACCCAACCGCGGATGATATTTATCGGGCTTTAGAAGGAAACTTCCCTAACATGAGCGTAGCAACTGTATATAATAATTTACGCGTTTTCCGGGATGCTGGTCTAATTAAAGAATTATCCTATGGCGATGCATCTAGTCGATTTGATTTTTCTACCTCTAATCATTACCACGCAATTTGTAATGTTTGCGGAAAAATAGTTGATTTTCAATATCCGGGTTTAGATGAAGTAGAACATTTCGCAGCACATATGACCGGTTATGAGATTGATAATCACAGATTGGAAGTATATGGAACTTGTCCAACATGTAAAGAAAAACAATCAAATAATTAA
- a CDS encoding glutamate-1-semialdehyde 2,1-aminomutase, whose translation MDHSMSKKLHDEALLHIVGGVNSPSRSNKGVGGGIPVTMERASGAYFYDVDGNKYIDYLAAFGPIITGHAHPHITEAITKAAQNGVLYGTPTKHEITFAKMLKEAIPSLEKVRFTNSGTEAVMTTIRVARAYTGRDKIIKFAGCYHGHFDLVLVEAGSGPSTLGIPDSAGVTKSTAEEVITVPFNDLASFKEALAVWSDQVAAVLVEPIVGNFGMVAPEDGFLEAVNELAHANGSLVIYDEVITAFRFMYGGAQNYLGVIPDLTAMGKIIGGGLPIGAYGGRVDIMEKVAPLGPAYQAGTHAGNPASILSGIACLEVLQEEGLYERFEKYGSMLKDGIEKAALKHGIAVTVNQIVGALTVYFTEDPVTNYAEAGATNGELFGRFFKGMLEEGINLAPSKYEAWFITSAHSEADILETIQAVDTVFGKMVQDN comes from the coding sequence ATGGATCATTCAATGTCAAAAAAATTGCATGATGAAGCACTTTTACATATAGTTGGCGGGGTTAATAGCCCATCTAGGTCAAATAAAGGAGTTGGTGGCGGAATTCCTGTAACAATGGAACGGGCTAGTGGCGCTTATTTTTATGATGTGGATGGAAATAAATATATTGACTATTTAGCTGCATTTGGACCAATCATTACGGGGCATGCACATCCTCATATTACAGAAGCAATCACAAAAGCTGCACAAAATGGCGTTTTGTACGGAACGCCTACGAAACATGAGATCACTTTTGCAAAAATGTTAAAAGAAGCCATTCCTTCGCTTGAGAAAGTTCGTTTTACAAATTCTGGGACAGAAGCTGTTATGACAACAATTCGTGTCGCTCGCGCTTATACAGGCAGAGATAAAATCATTAAATTCGCTGGGTGTTATCACGGTCATTTTGATTTGGTGCTCGTGGAAGCTGGTTCTGGACCTTCTACGCTTGGCATTCCTGATTCTGCAGGGGTAACAAAATCAACCGCAGAAGAAGTTATTACTGTACCTTTTAATGACCTTGCATCGTTTAAAGAGGCATTAGCTGTTTGGAGCGATCAAGTTGCTGCTGTTTTAGTAGAGCCAATTGTTGGGAATTTTGGAATGGTTGCACCAGAAGATGGATTTTTAGAAGCAGTTAATGAACTCGCACATGCCAATGGTTCTTTAGTAATTTATGATGAAGTTATTACCGCTTTCCGTTTTATGTACGGCGGCGCGCAGAATTACTTAGGCGTTATTCCAGACTTAACTGCTATGGGTAAAATTATTGGTGGTGGGCTTCCGATTGGTGCTTACGGTGGACGAGTTGATATCATGGAAAAAGTAGCACCGCTCGGACCGGCTTATCAAGCTGGGACGCATGCTGGGAATCCGGCTTCTATTCTTTCAGGAATCGCGTGTCTCGAAGTTTTACAAGAAGAAGGACTGTATGAGCGCTTTGAAAAATATGGCTCGATGCTGAAAGATGGTATTGAAAAAGCTGCGCTAAAACACGGCATCGCTGTTACGGTTAACCAAATTGTCGGTGCTCTAACTGTTTATTTTACGGAAGATCCTGTGACTAATTATGCTGAGGCTGGCGCTACAAATGGCGAGTTATTCGGTCGTTTCTTTAAAGGAATGTTAGAAGAAGGCATTAACTTAGCACCTTCTAAATATGAAGCATGGTTCATTACATCCGCGCATTCAGAAGCAGATATTTTAGAAACAATCCAAGCAGTTGATACTGTTTTTGGAAAAATGGTTCAAGATAACTAG
- a CDS encoding DUF402 domain-containing protein yields MYLPKEKEIIQIKSYKHNGKLHRTWKKTVVLKSTENIIIGGNDHTLVVEADGRKWVTREPSICYFHSDYWFNVISMIREDGIYHYCNLGTPFAVDEQALKYIDYDLDIKVFPDGRFHLLDEGEYEQHRRQMKYPDSIDRILRHNVDVLSHWILDKKGPFSPDYIDIWYEKYKEYR; encoded by the coding sequence ATGTACTTACCCAAAGAGAAAGAAATAATACAGATCAAGAGTTACAAACATAACGGTAAACTTCATCGTACTTGGAAAAAGACAGTGGTGCTTAAATCTACGGAGAATATTATTATCGGCGGAAACGACCACACTTTAGTTGTGGAAGCAGACGGACGTAAATGGGTAACGCGCGAACCTTCTATCTGTTATTTTCATAGTGATTACTGGTTTAATGTAATTTCGATGATTAGAGAAGATGGTATTTATCATTACTGCAATCTAGGGACACCTTTTGCAGTAGATGAGCAAGCGCTGAAGTACATTGACTATGATCTCGATATTAAAGTTTTCCCAGATGGAAGGTTTCATTTGCTTGATGAGGGCGAATATGAACAACACCGTCGCCAAATGAAGTACCCGGACTCGATTGACCGGATACTTCGGCATAATGTGGATGTGTTAAGCCACTGGATTTTGGACAAAAAAGGTCCGTTTTCCCCTGACTACATTGACATTTGGTATGAAAAGTATAAAGAATACCGTTAA
- a CDS encoding aromatic acid exporter family protein, whose protein sequence is MKFGARILKTGIAITLALFIAQLCNSPSPSLAGISAVFAIQPSIYRSYRTILERAQGNVIGAIIAIIFGLYIGNDFILIGVASIICVALLMQFRLENTIGLAVVTLIIVMDSPGNDFLEIALIRFGTIMLGLLAAFIVNLFFLPPKYEVSLFQLIYNTNSEIVRWIKLNLRHAADFPLLKKDMEWMQKQLNQTRNLYGLYREERTFLKKNAISKGRKIAVYRQMLLCSQKGFELLKIQHRYENDYLQLPPDKQELIRQHIDYLTDKHEQLLLTYIDKVSIDLEYVESHLAQDPQDLMQLFLREMRETEKDEYEDMMDKYHLMRIIASIFAYQETIDYLEKLIHSFKLRHTEENQIDINVNEE, encoded by the coding sequence ATGAAATTCGGAGCTAGAATTTTGAAAACTGGTATTGCAATCACATTGGCGCTTTTTATCGCGCAACTTTGCAATTCACCCTCTCCATCTCTGGCAGGCATTTCCGCCGTTTTTGCTATCCAACCTTCTATTTATAGGTCCTATCGAACTATTTTAGAACGGGCACAAGGGAACGTAATTGGAGCCATCATCGCGATTATTTTCGGACTTTATATTGGTAATGATTTTATTTTAATTGGTGTTGCTTCAATTATCTGTGTTGCTTTATTAATGCAATTCCGCTTGGAGAATACGATTGGTCTTGCAGTCGTGACGCTCATTATTGTAATGGATTCTCCTGGCAATGACTTTTTGGAAATCGCACTTATTCGTTTTGGGACAATTATGTTAGGCTTGCTTGCAGCATTTATTGTCAATCTATTCTTTTTACCACCCAAATATGAAGTGTCATTGTTTCAATTAATTTATAATACGAATAGTGAAATTGTTCGTTGGATTAAATTAAATCTTCGTCATGCTGCGGACTTCCCTCTTCTAAAAAAAGATATGGAATGGATGCAAAAACAGTTAAATCAAACGCGTAACTTATATGGATTATACCGAGAAGAGCGTACTTTTTTAAAGAAAAATGCCATTTCAAAAGGGCGGAAAATTGCTGTTTATAGACAGATGTTGCTTTGTTCTCAAAAAGGTTTTGAACTTTTAAAAATCCAACATCGCTATGAAAATGATTATTTGCAATTGCCACCAGATAAACAAGAATTAATTAGACAACATATCGATTACTTAACAGATAAGCATGAACAACTATTATTGACTTATATTGATAAAGTTTCCATTGACCTTGAATATGTTGAATCCCATTTAGCACAAGATCCCCAAGATTTGATGCAACTTTTCTTGCGTGAAATGAGAGAAACGGAAAAAGATGAATATGAGGATATGATGGATAAATACCATTTAATGCGTATCATCGCTTCAATTTTCGCTTATCAAGAGACTATCGATTATTTAGAAAAATTGATTCATAGTTTCAAACTCAGACATACAGAAGAAAACCAAATTGATATTAATGTCAATGAAGAGTAA
- the mutY gene encoding A/G-specific adenine glycosylase — protein sequence MRKMKRLTWDDTKITAFQEALVSWYEANKRVLPWRENTEPYRIWVSEIMLQQTKVDTVIPYFNRFMTQFPTMEDFVQADEADILKAWEGLGYYSRVRNLQTAMKQVMADFSGEVPTDLTTILSLKGVGPYTAGAILSIAYNQAEPAVDGNVMRVIARVLEISEDIMKASTRKIFEEVLYQLIDKENPAAFNQGLMEIGALVCTPTKPMCMLCPLQPFCDAHKNGVETNYPVKIKKVKTKTKELLSIIVISEDGKVAIEKRPENGLLANMWQFPTIEISKKENDEVAKLQFLHNYGLDVLLEDEPIAHIKHVFSHLVWKMDIRVAKLQSANPNENWCFETEEEMKRLAFPVPYQKMWQAWKDFKGE from the coding sequence ATGAGAAAAATGAAGAGACTAACTTGGGATGATACAAAGATAACTGCTTTTCAAGAAGCACTCGTTTCCTGGTATGAAGCGAATAAACGCGTTTTACCTTGGCGCGAAAATACTGAGCCATATAGAATTTGGGTCTCAGAAATCATGCTTCAACAAACAAAAGTCGATACGGTGATTCCTTATTTTAATCGCTTTATGACTCAATTTCCGACGATGGAAGATTTTGTTCAAGCGGATGAAGCCGATATTTTAAAAGCGTGGGAAGGGTTAGGCTATTATTCTCGTGTCAGAAACCTCCAAACAGCCATGAAGCAAGTGATGGCCGATTTTTCTGGAGAAGTTCCTACCGACTTAACAACTATTTTATCGCTTAAAGGTGTAGGTCCATATACAGCGGGAGCTATCTTGAGTATTGCTTACAACCAAGCTGAACCGGCAGTGGATGGCAATGTTATGCGTGTCATCGCGCGCGTTTTAGAAATTAGTGAAGACATCATGAAAGCGTCCACCCGGAAAATTTTTGAAGAAGTTTTATATCAGCTAATTGACAAAGAAAATCCGGCCGCTTTTAACCAAGGCTTAATGGAAATTGGTGCACTGGTATGTACACCAACTAAACCAATGTGTATGCTTTGTCCACTTCAACCATTTTGCGACGCACATAAAAATGGTGTCGAAACGAATTATCCGGTGAAAATAAAAAAAGTAAAAACGAAAACGAAAGAACTGTTAAGCATTATTGTTATTTCAGAGGACGGAAAAGTAGCCATAGAAAAGCGTCCAGAAAATGGTTTGCTTGCAAATATGTGGCAATTTCCTACTATTGAAATTTCGAAAAAAGAAAATGATGAAGTAGCTAAACTACAATTTTTACATAATTATGGCTTAGATGTTTTACTAGAAGACGAGCCAATCGCGCATATCAAACACGTTTTTTCTCATTTAGTATGGAAAATGGACATTCGTGTGGCAAAACTTCAATCAGCGAATCCAAATGAAAATTGGTGTTTTGAGACGGAAGAAGAAATGAAACGACTTGCTTTTCCAGTACCATACCAAAAAATGTGGCAAGCATGGAAAGATTTTAAGGGGGAGTAA